Genomic window (Desulforapulum autotrophicum HRM2):
CAAGGTCGCATCCCTTGAGGAGGATGAGAAATTCCTCTCCGCCCCACCTGCAGAGAATATCGCTGTTACGTATGGTGCGGGCCGCTGTTCCAACGGTCGTTTGTATGATATAGTCGCCTGCCAGATGGCCGTAGGTATCGTTGACCCGTTTGAAGTGGTCAAGGTCAAACAGGATGATCGACAGGGGGGTCTGTTTTCGTTGAATCTCCTTGAGGGTCTGGTCAATGATGATGTCAAAGGCTCTGCGGTTGTAGACTCCCGTGAGTTTGTCCGTTGACGCCATTTTTGTAAGGCGTTTTTGAAACGAGGCAATGGTGAGGTTGGTGACAATGAGGATCAGGCCGATGATGCCAAAGGAAAAGACGAGGTTTAGCACAAGGGTGTTGCGGACCTTTGCAATGGCCTTATCTCCGCATTGCTCCACAAAGAGATACCAGCCAAATTCAGGGATGTACCGGTTGTTCACATAGATGTTTTTGTTGTCTTTTTTGTATTGAAATGACAAGGGGCTGCCCGCGTGAATTTCCTGGCGGTGTTCAGCAATTTCCTTGACCTCAAAGATGTTTTTAACAGGTTTTGAAAAATTTTGACCGTGGAGGGTGATGTTGCCCTCCTTGTCCGTAAAAAAAATGGTACGATTGTACCGTTCCTGGTAGGTGTTGACCATTTTTTTCACCGCATGGATGGCAAGGCCCACCCCTGTTGCGCCAATATAGTTCCCGTCATAGTCATATACCTTGTGGTTGATGAAAATGGTCATGGTGTCCTGGTTGGCCATGTCTGGATCCAGGTTGATCTCGTAGTCCGTGTCAAGGTCTTTGATGCGGAAATACCATTGGTCACGAAACTCCTGTCTTTCAACGGTTTTTAATATGCCCTTTGAGTAGTAGTATTGTTTGGTGTTGTCTGAGACAAAAAAGCTGGAAAAAGTGTTGTACTTGACTTTAATTTCTTCAAGGTAACGGGCAATTTTTTGGGGATTCCTTTCTCCCTGGATGACCCAGTCCCGAAGAAAGGTGTCTGCCGCCATGAGGGAGGCGATAAAAGTGGGTTTCAGCAGGTCCCTCTGGATCTCCGAGTAGACGTTGTCACCGGTCAGGGGAAGTTCTGTGTGGGTGATGTGGTGGTTCAGGGCAGCACTTGATACAAGATAGCTTGTAACGCTTGTGCCGATGAACCCCGTGAGCAGCAGTAGGCTTATGATGATGATGAGCCGATAATTTTTACGTGGCATTAAACTCCTTGAACAGTCTGCCTTGAATGATACATCTATTTTAGGGATGAAATTATTACAGACTTTTTTCTGGAATTCAATATAAAAAAATAGTGCTTTTGATCGAGGATGCTGATATCTATTTAGATATTAGGATGAAAGATCGGGTTGAACCCCGGGTCCCTGGAGTATTTAAATGGAAAAAATACAAGGAGCAGTACAATGGCTCAAAAACATAGAATAACAAGGTTCTTTTTAGCGGTTCTATCGGCAATGGTAATTGTGTCTTTTTCTTCTGACCCCGTTTTTGCAGACAAGAAAAAGATTAACATCCGTTTCAGCACCTGGCATGTGCCATCCGGGGCCGATGTTCAGAAACTCTGGATACCCATGCTTGAGGAGATGAAAAAGAGAAGCAACAACCGCATCACCTATACCATGTATTCGGGTGGTGCCCTTGGAAAGGGGCCCGACCATTTTGACATCGTCAAAACAGGGCTCTCGGATATGGGGTATGCGACACTTAGCTGGACCCCGGGCCGTTTTCCTCTGACCGATGTGCTTTCTTCCCCCATTGTCTGTCCGGCAAAGTGGAAGGGGGTTGAGGCGGGCATGGCCATGTACGACAGAATGCTCAGCCCCGAGTTTAAGGATGTCAAGGTGCTCCACATCAACAACTGCGTCATGGCCCATCTTTGGACAACCCGGGCTGTGACCCGGCTTGAGGATCTGCAGGGCATGAAGATTAGAAGCCCGGGAGGCCTCCAGACTCGGGCCATCCAGGCCCTGGGGGCCACACCCGTATTCATGCCCCTGGGGGATGTGTATTTGTCCATGGAAACCGGGGTGATTGACGGGGTTGTCACCTGTCCTGCACTGGTCAAGGCGTTTAAGCTTAACGAGGTGGCAGGGTTTGGGGTGCCGACTTCCTTTGGCTGCGTTTCCGAAGGCTTGTTTGTCAACAAACGGTTTTGGGAAAGGGTGCCCGAGGATCTTAAACCCATCATCGAAAGTGTTGGAAGGGATGCCTATAAAATTGCAGGCATCTTTGACGAAGGGTGGTATGCGGCGACCATGGCTGAATTCAAAACCACCATGGAGATCGAGGAACTTTCCCCGGCCGAGCAGCAGCGATGGGATGACCGGTTCAGAAAGATGCTTGTGGCGTGGGCCGAAGAACTCGAGGCCAAGGGATTGCCCGGTAAAAAGGCTCTGACGGCCTTCAGGGAGGAACTTGGCCGGGTGGGTGTTGGATTTAATGCCTGCCCTTACTAAACACCTGCTGTTTGCAAGGTTTAAGCGACTGGTCCATGGGCTCACCCGGTGGTCCCTGGCCCTTGGCATGGGGTGGGTTCTGGTGATGATGATTCTTACCACGGCTGATGTTGCTGGTCGCTATTTCTTGTCAAAACCAGTACCGGGCGCCATGGAGTTGAGTTCGTTCATGCTGGCTGTTTTTGCCATGCTGGGAATGGCCCATACCCATCAACGGGGTGCCAATGTCCGGGTCACCATGCTGATTCGAACCCTTCCTCCTTTTTTTGCCAACGTTCTTGTGATCATCTCCACAGTCCTTACCCTCCAGATAGTGGGAATGATGGCATGGTACGCAGTCAGAATGGGACTGGAAGAGTACCATGCAAACGCCACCACCGACGCCCTTTCCATTCCCCTGTACCCCCTTGAATTCCTCCTGGCCCTTGGTACCTTGTTGCTCGGGTTGGAGATCATTGTCAACCTTGGTGATGCTTTTTACCGGCTCTTCGCAGCTAAGAACCAGGGGTAAAGGACGCTATTATGGATCCCCAGACCATTGGATTTATCGGTATTGGCGTTCTGTTTTTGCTTTTGTTTATCGGTATGCCCATCGGCTTTTCCCTGGCCTTTGTGGGCTTTTGGGGAATTGCCTTTATCACGGATATAAGCGTTGCCCTTCCCACCCTGGTTCGTTCGTTTAACGGCACCTTTACCACCTATTCGTTTACCGTGATTCCCCTGTTTGTGATCATGGGAGAGCTTGCCACTGTTTCAGGCTTAAGTCAGGGGATATACACCCTTGCCGACAAGTGGCTCAGGCGGCTGCCCGGCGGTCTTGCCATTGCAACCCTGGGTGGGTGTGCCGGGTTTGCCGCCATCTGTGGGTCATCCGTGGCAACGGCAGCAACCATTGGCAGGGTGGCCCTGCCCGAGATGCGAAAGTACGGCTATGACAATTATCTTGCAACGGGAAGCGTTGCAGCCGGCGGTACCCTTGGTTTTTTGATCCCGCCTAGTATCGGGTTTGTGGTTTATGGCATTCTCACGGAACAGTCCATTGGTAAACTTCTGGTTTCAGGTATTCTTCCCGGGGGGATTCTGGTTGCAGCCTTTGTCACCATCGTGGTTGTCTGGGTGATGATCCGGCCCGAAGCGGCGCCCAGGAATCTTGAACAGGCGGGCATGGGCGAGAAGCTTAAGGCACTCAGGGATGTGTGGGAGCTGATTTTGGTTTTTTTCCTTGTCATGGGAGGGATCTATTTCGGGCTGTTTACCCCCACTGAGGCCGGTGCTGTGGGGGCTTTTTTCCTTTTTGTGGTAACCCTTTTAAGGAAAAAATTGACCTGGCCTCTGCTTGTCGAGGCTTTGGCTGCAACGGTCCGGGTGTCGGTCATGATTTTCATGATCCTTGCCGGAGCCTATGTGTTTACTTATTTCATGGCTTTGACCATGATTCCCATGAACCTTTCCGTGTGGCTCAGTGCCATGGTGGTGTCACGATACCTTATCCTTGCTGTGATACTGGCAGGTTACCTTGTCCTTGGCTGTTTCCTGGATGCTACTTCCATGATGGTGCTGACCCTTCCGGTGATTTTTCCCACAATTTTAAAGCTTGGGTTTGATCCGATCTGGTTTGGGGTGATTTCTGTTTTGATGATGGAGGCAGGGCTTATCACTCCGCCCCTGGGTTTGAACATTTTTGTGATTGCAGGGGTGGCGGATGAATCCATGGAAACGGTTTTCAAGGGAGCATTCTTTTTCCTTCTCCCCATTTTCTTCGTGGTCGTTCTTGTGACCCTTTATCCGGGAATCGTTCTTTTTTTGCCACAAATAATGGGGCGATGAACCATTGGGACTGGATTCTTTTTTACCTATAAATCGGCTTTTATGCCCATGCTTTTTGCCCGTTCCACCCATTGCTTTCGTGCTAAAATTCTCATGTCTTCGGCATTGTCTGTTTCATCCACGATTTCCATTCCCATAATCGTTTCAATTAAGTCTTCAAGCGTTACCAATCCATCTAAACTGCCATATTCATTTGCGACAATGGCGATATGCTGGCGATCTTTAAGAAAGTGCTCAAGCAGATTTGACAATGATACCGAGTGGGGGACTGCAAGGATATTACGCTTTAATGTTTCGAGCTTTTCATCGCCTATATTCTGGGCCGCATAAGCCAAAACTTCACCCTTTAGGACGAATCCTGTGATGTCGTCGATATTCCTGTTGTAGAGTGGCAGGCGGGAGAACGGGGTTTGGCTTATTTGTTT
Coding sequences:
- a CDS encoding TRAP transporter large permease — its product is MDPQTIGFIGIGVLFLLLFIGMPIGFSLAFVGFWGIAFITDISVALPTLVRSFNGTFTTYSFTVIPLFVIMGELATVSGLSQGIYTLADKWLRRLPGGLAIATLGGCAGFAAICGSSVATAATIGRVALPEMRKYGYDNYLATGSVAAGGTLGFLIPPSIGFVVYGILTEQSIGKLLVSGILPGGILVAAFVTIVVVWVMIRPEAAPRNLEQAGMGEKLKALRDVWELILVFFLVMGGIYFGLFTPTEAGAVGAFFLFVVTLLRKKLTWPLLVEALAATVRVSVMIFMILAGAYVFTYFMALTMIPMNLSVWLSAMVVSRYLILAVILAGYLVLGCFLDATSMMVLTLPVIFPTILKLGFDPIWFGVISVLMMEAGLITPPLGLNIFVIAGVADESMETVFKGAFFFLLPIFFVVVLVTLYPGIVLFLPQIMGR
- a CDS encoding TRAP transporter substrate-binding protein gives rise to the protein MAQKHRITRFFLAVLSAMVIVSFSSDPVFADKKKINIRFSTWHVPSGADVQKLWIPMLEEMKKRSNNRITYTMYSGGALGKGPDHFDIVKTGLSDMGYATLSWTPGRFPLTDVLSSPIVCPAKWKGVEAGMAMYDRMLSPEFKDVKVLHINNCVMAHLWTTRAVTRLEDLQGMKIRSPGGLQTRAIQALGATPVFMPLGDVYLSMETGVIDGVVTCPALVKAFKLNEVAGFGVPTSFGCVSEGLFVNKRFWERVPEDLKPIIESVGRDAYKIAGIFDEGWYAATMAEFKTTMEIEELSPAEQQRWDDRFRKMLVAWAEELEAKGLPGKKALTAFREELGRVGVGFNACPY
- a CDS encoding TRAP transporter small permease; this translates as MPALTKHLLFARFKRLVHGLTRWSLALGMGWVLVMMILTTADVAGRYFLSKPVPGAMELSSFMLAVFAMLGMAHTHQRGANVRVTMLIRTLPPFFANVLVIISTVLTLQIVGMMAWYAVRMGLEEYHANATTDALSIPLYPLEFLLALGTLLLGLEIIVNLGDAFYRLFAAKNQG
- a CDS encoding sensor domain-containing diguanylate cyclase; the encoded protein is MPRKNYRLIIIISLLLLTGFIGTSVTSYLVSSAALNHHITHTELPLTGDNVYSEIQRDLLKPTFIASLMAADTFLRDWVIQGERNPQKIARYLEEIKVKYNTFSSFFVSDNTKQYYYSKGILKTVERQEFRDQWYFRIKDLDTDYEINLDPDMANQDTMTIFINHKVYDYDGNYIGATGVGLAIHAVKKMVNTYQERYNRTIFFTDKEGNITLHGQNFSKPVKNIFEVKEIAEHRQEIHAGSPLSFQYKKDNKNIYVNNRYIPEFGWYLFVEQCGDKAIAKVRNTLVLNLVFSFGIIGLILIVTNLTIASFQKRLTKMASTDKLTGVYNRRAFDIIIDQTLKEIQRKQTPLSIILFDLDHFKRVNDTYGHLAGDYIIQTTVGTAARTIRNSDILCRWGGEEFLILLKGCDLGDAMKTAEKIRTAVASQPARYGDDQICVTISVGVTEHTGQDTKETLLKRADKALYLAKASGKNRCETETVRPGPITP